A segment of the Manihot esculenta cultivar AM560-2 chromosome 13, M.esculenta_v8, whole genome shotgun sequence genome:
AGCAACAACTTCAGAATAATTTTCAGATGTTGCAGGGGCCGTTACTTCAACCAGTTGTATGCCAGGGGTAACTGGCACTGCCTCGTCACCATCAGTTGCATGTAGTTTTAGCATCTTATTAACAGATGAGACAGCCACAGTTATCCGAGCACCCCTTTGGAAATGGAAGGCAAATCCCACCCTAAGCAACTCATGGTCCAATTTATAGCCAAGTGCATAAAATAAGCGAAGCACATTCTTGCTTGCTTTGCTTTCTACCATTGTCCTCACCAGGACTGAGATTTGATCAGCACCAGCACCTCTCATTGCACCTCCAACATGTTTAACCGTCCTAAAGGATAAAAGT
Coding sequences within it:
- the LOC110628965 gene encoding mediator of RNA polymerase II transcription subunit 18, translating into MECVVQGIIETQHVEALEILLQGLCGVHREDFRIHELCLKSGPNLGLVASEVRLLFDLYQAEPTWTVKHVGGAMRGAGADQISVLVRTMVESKASKNVLRLFYALGYKLDHELLRVGFAFHFQRGARITVAVSSVNKMLKLHATDGDEAVPVTPGIQLVEVTAPATSENYSEVVAAVSSFCEYLAPLLHLSKPGVSTGVVPTAAAAAASLMSDGGGTTL